The following are encoded together in the Pectobacterium punjabense genome:
- a CDS encoding Imm10 family immunity protein — protein sequence MSVKFSAAYYDASAEEAVLTVGFADNADNPQHFLILQRAEEPDEQDKELGQDTYYVEIGNPGMAGYGGIDDVLVTTDKIIFTCSSATNWCKTIKTVEIGLTPKLGTIDDIDASLRQIFIDTPTKFSRSS from the coding sequence ATGAGCGTTAAATTTTCGGCAGCCTACTATGATGCGTCGGCTGAAGAGGCGGTTTTAACGGTTGGGTTTGCCGACAATGCCGATAATCCACAGCATTTTCTGATTTTGCAGCGGGCGGAGGAGCCTGACGAGCAGGATAAAGAGCTGGGTCAAGATACTTATTATGTTGAGATCGGTAATCCGGGCATGGCTGGGTATGGCGGAATTGATGATGTTTTAGTCACGACAGACAAAATCATTTTTACGTGCTCAAGCGCGACAAACTGGTGCAAAACGATAAAAACGGTTGAGATAGGACTCACACCTAAGTTGGGAACCATTGACGACATTGACGCCTCGCTTCGGCAGATATTTATCGATACACCAACAAAGTTCTCTCGATCATCGTAA